The Toxoplasma gondii ME49 chromosome XII, whole genome shotgun sequence genome includes a region encoding these proteins:
- a CDS encoding hypothetical protein (encoded by transcript TGME49_251800~Signal peptide predicted by SignalP 2.0 HMM (probability 0.904) with cleavage site probability 0.396 at residue 46), producing MFQWAPFPPRFQSLSPFVSSSYWSRTAPPTLLSLASLPWAVPCVGSRFFYSYHLQEGPQQRSRSPCGRGACAGIPQEGGTALEAKAGKRFATETSAFDAGRRRNASFWTCLQTPAHIVENSEHGVDSATQGKSAVRAADSWKPGVRARRRRCRDSKNRSASEEENGIRNRPVTVVRSVSTAQGATAPSQFSVFVAAEPACVAYTPGSAYPCALASTSKVNPASQLSFAMGCAKGLLKRSRVQLHESSAPASCIQGAVVGRRERSKARWEKQMHMLQLEAVLRMRTGPYPAFLKPTPLAVVCRKLSDIWDETDD from the exons ATGTTTCAGTGGGCGCCGTTTCCCCCCCGTTTCCAATCTCTCTCACCATTCGTCAGTTCGTCTTACTGGTCCAGAACTGCCCCTCCGACTTTGCTAAGTTTGGCCTCTCTCCCGTGGGCTGTCCCTTGCGTAGGGAGCAGGTTTTTTTACTCTTATCATTTGCAGGAGGGGCCACAACAACGTAGCCGGTCGCCATGTGGACGCGGGGCCTGTGCGGGCATCCCACAAGAAGGTGGGACGGCTTTGGAGGCCAAAGCTGGCAAGCGCTTTGCGACAGAGACTTCGGCATTTGACgcaggaagacggagaaatgCCTCTTTTTGGACCTGCTTGCAGACCCCTGCCCATATCGTAGAGAACTCGGAACATGGAGTTGACTCGGCTACGCAGGGGAAATCAGCAGTCAGAGCGGCGGATTCTTGGAAACCCGGTGTACGCGCAAGGCGCAGACGATGTCGCGATTCTAAGAACCGTTCtgcttctgaagaagaaaacgggaTTCGGAACAGGCCTGTAACAGTGgtccgttctgtctccaccgcACAAG GTGCCACCGCCCCCTCTcagttttctgtctttgtgGCAGCCGAGCCCGCGTGCGTCGCCTATACTCCGGGGAGTGCGTACCCATGTGCGTTGGCATCGACGTCGAAAGTGAATCCAGCTTCGCAGTTGTCTTTTGCCATGGGATGCGCGAAAGGCTTGCTCAAAAGATCCCGAGTTCAACTGCACGAGTCAAGTGCGCCAGCCAGTTGCATTCAGGGAGCGGTCGTgggcagacgagaaagatcCAAAGCACGATGGGAAAAGCAAATGCATATGCTGCAGCTGGAGGCCGTTCTGCGAATGCGGACGGGTCCGTATCCCGCTTTTCTCAAGCCCACTCCTCTGGCTGTCGTCTGTCGGAAGCTCTCCGATATATGGGACGAAACAGATGACTAG